Part of the Gemmatimonadota bacterium genome is shown below.
CGTTTTTCTTGGGAATTACGCGGTCGAGGACGACAGCCTGACCCTGACCTTGACCAAGGCCCAATTACTGCAGTTGATCCAGTCCGAATCCGAAGAACCCCCGACTCCCGACGAGCTGATGTTCTTCGACATCGTGTTCGGGGAAGACGGTGGGATCAGCTACTTCTTCGAACGGGTATAGTCACGGACACCGAGATCGTAGTAGCCGGACCGCGGTCGTAGTAGCCGGACCGCGGTCGGTGTCATCGGTAAAGGCATACATGCACCCCAGACTGAAGACGATCGGCAGGGAAGTCGTTTCCTTCGGGCTTATCGCGCTGGTCCTGCTGGCGGCCCGGTCGACCCTGGCCGACCACTATACCGTTCCTTCCGGTTCCATGGAATACACGCTCCTGCCGGGAGACCGGATCTTCGTGGCCAAGTACACCTATGGCATCCGGTTTCCTTTCACGGACTGGAAGCTTACCGAGGGGCGCGAAGTGGAACGGGGCGAGGTGGTGGTTTTCGATTCGCCCGTGGAAGACATCCGCCTGGTGAAGCGGATCGTCGCCGTGGGAGGCGACACCGTGTCGATCCGCGGCGGCCAGGTTTCCATCAACGGCGCGCCGATGAGTTCCTATACGGATATGCGGGAGGAGCACTACGGCGAACGCCGGGTCCACCTGAACCTCAGTTACAGCGGAGGGGAGGATTACGGTCCGGAAACCATTCCCCCCGGGTATCTCCTGGCCATCGGAGACGCCCGGGGGAACAGCAAGGACGGACGGGTCTTCGGTTTCATCTCGAAGGACGCGGTCTACGGCCGGGCCGTGTCGGTCTACTACCGCAGCAACGAAGGTCTCTGCTGGCTGAAGCTGTAGCGACCCGCGGACCTACTGCGTTTCGGTCTTCGTTTCCTCTGCCTCTTCCTGCTCTCTCTCATCCGCGCGCTGCTGCCGTTGCATCGGGTTCTCCGGCGTCCGTATGCGCTGCTTGAACAGTTGGAAACGCGTGGGTTTCGACTGCGGCGGCCAGACGTTGTTGCTCAGGTCGGTGTCCGCGGTCTCCAGGAAGGGATCGAGGGTGATCCTCTCCACCGGCTGATCCATTACGAATACCTTGGTCACGCGGTCGTCGCGGTACCGCCAGATCTCCACCGGAATCCGCTGCACTTCTTTCGTGCCGTCCTCGAGCTCGAACTCCAGGATCACCGGCATGACCAGCCCGCCGACGTTCTCGAAGGTCAGTTCGTAGAAGTGCTTGCCGCTTTCCAGGATGGCCAGGTCCTCGGGGGTCAGGCTCTCCAGGTAGCTTTCATACTCGTCCTGGTCGAGAATGGAAACCTCGAAGGGATCGTATCTGTTGTAGAAATCGACCAGCGTCGAATCCTGCGCGACCATCGGGTCCGTGATGTCGGTCTGGTTGCGCGCGTAGCTGATCCCGCGGTTTTCCTCCGTCCGGTCCGCCCGGGCGATTTCCTTCTCCACTTCCGGGTTCCGCGTATTGATCTGGAACCACTTCACGTCGCCCAGCCCGAGATCCACGTGGTCCGTGCTGTAGAACCACCCGCGCCAGAACCAGTCCAGGTCCACGGCGGACGCGTCTTCCATGCTGCGGAAGAAATCCTCGGGGGAAGGATGCTTGAACATCCAGCGCTGGGAATAGCTGCGGAATGCATGGTCGAAGAGTTCCCGGCCCATGACGGTCTCCCGGAGGATATTCAGCGCGGTGGCGGGCTTGCCATAGGCGTTGGGGCCAAGCTGGAACACGGACTCCGAATTGGTCATGATGGGGGATATGCGCTCCACGTCGCCCTTCATGTAGTTCACGATCTGGTGGGCGGGACCGCGGCGGGACGGATACTCGGTATCCCATTCCTGTTCGGCCAGGTACTGGAGAAAGGTGTTCAGTCCCTCGTCCATCCACGTCCACTGCCGCTCGTCCGAATTGACGATCATGGGGAAGTAGTTGTGGCCGACTTCGTGGATGATCACGCTGATCATGCCGTACTTCGTCCGCTCGCTGTAGGTGCCGTCCGGTTCCGGCCGGCCGCCGTTGAAGCAGATCATCGGGTATTCCATGCCGATGCGGTTCGTGTGCACGGAAATGGACGTGGGATAGGGATAGTAGAATGTGTACTTCGAATAGACGT
Proteins encoded:
- the lepB gene encoding signal peptidase I; its protein translation is MHPRLKTIGREVVSFGLIALVLLAARSTLADHYTVPSGSMEYTLLPGDRIFVAKYTYGIRFPFTDWKLTEGREVERGEVVVFDSPVEDIRLVKRIVAVGGDTVSIRGGQVSINGAPMSSYTDMREEHYGERRVHLNLSYSGGEDYGPETIPPGYLLAIGDARGNSKDGRVFGFISKDAVYGRAVSVYYRSNEGLCWLKL
- a CDS encoding M1 family metallopeptidase, translating into MAQKGPESINRSKFRQIKQEAPTPNVYRTASGAPGHQYWQNEADYEMEIELDDVTQRLYGTEVITYHNNSPDELAYLWVQLDQNVRAQDSDTRKIAGSRVSGQMSFAQLRRLLNDFDGGFKIDWVRDRRDNPLPHTINNTMMRVDIPEPLRPGRSFTFKIKWWYNINDRMKIGGRSGFEYFEEDDNYLYAIAQYFPRMAVYNEVEGWQNKQFLGRGEFTLPFGDYKVSITVPADHIVAATGVLQNPKDVLTSEQQARFERSRTADEPVMIVTEAEAVEAEKGRATEKKTWVFHGDNVRDFAFASSRKFIWDAMGVMSGPQHVMAMSFYPKEGNPLWERYSTKVVAHTMDVYSKYTFYYPYPTSISVHTNRIGMEYPMICFNGGRPEPDGTYSERTKYGMISVIIHEVGHNYFPMIVNSDERQWTWMDEGLNTFLQYLAEQEWDTEYPSRRGPAHQIVNYMKGDVERISPIMTNSESVFQLGPNAYGKPATALNILRETVMGRELFDHAFRSYSQRWMFKHPSPEDFFRSMEDASAVDLDWFWRGWFYSTDHVDLGLGDVKWFQINTRNPEVEKEIARADRTEENRGISYARNQTDITDPMVAQDSTLVDFYNRYDPFEVSILDQDEYESYLESLTPEDLAILESGKHFYELTFENVGGLVMPVILEFELEDGTKEVQRIPVEIWRYRDDRVTKVFVMDQPVERITLDPFLETADTDLSNNVWPPQSKPTRFQLFKQRIRTPENPMQRQQRADEREQEEAEETKTETQ